A genomic window from Nicotiana sylvestris chromosome 11, ASM39365v2, whole genome shotgun sequence includes:
- the LOC138881109 gene encoding secreted RxLR effector protein 161-like: MDETRSHVNQTMYRGIIRSLLYLSASRPNIVFSIGLCAIFESNPKKSNLKAAKRILRYLKGIQDLVLYYPSGDSFNLIRYVDADYIGYLVDVKSTGMDRFLGSCLISWGTRKQNSVALSTAEVEYVVAASYCAQLLWIK, from the coding sequence atggatgaaactagATCTCATGTGAATCAAacaatgtatagaggcattattagGTCTCTTCTCTATCTCAGTGCCAGCAGACCCAATATTGTCTTCAGTATAGGGctatgtgcaatttttgaatCAAATCCCAAGAAATCTAatttgaaggctgccaaaagaattttgagataccttaagggaatacaggacctggtcctgtattacccctcaggtgacagttttaatcttATTAGGTACGTTGATGCTGACTATATAGGTTATCTTGTGGACGTGAAAAGCACTGGAATGGATCGCTTTCTAGgatcatgtctcatctcttggggcactaggaagcaaaactcagtggctctttcaacagctgaagtAGAATATGTAGTTGCAGCCTCCTACTGTGCTCAACTCCTATGGATTAAGTAG